The proteins below are encoded in one region of Alistipes communis:
- a CDS encoding SusC/RagA family TonB-linked outer membrane protein, with amino-acid sequence MDELRPVTNRSKAFGSRLGLFCLACLSAGLALISPPLAFAARPADELLDIRGVVVDTKDPPTPLVGVTVLVQGTVRGTTTDAEGFFSIKAKHGDVLTFSFIGYTGKEYRVNKSVANLSIAMEEELTSIDQVVVTGMTSQQRKHIAASVGAVAPSNFENKPITRLSQALQGGTTGILVTQSSGLPGGDGATIKIRGVASLLGSDPLVLVDGFEFDMDKLDPSTVESVSILKDAAAASIYGAKAGNGVILITTKRGSAGKVSVSYNGYFGIQQPIYLPDFVDGATYMEYINEANRNTTGVDKYTPEQIRITREGSDPIHYPSTDWMKETMRETAPIHEHNFTVSGGNTTARFALSAQYLNQDGMYKVMDNGFERLTVRANTTVNLNKDIMMFVDMFVGRDTQRQPETMNKTILDYIYLAPPTLVSKYPRKEGQKPGYDYYGVYFEWMNPLANLERGTQVESVRDYVTINARPTWHIIPGLTLKGQVGYRIASGMDKKDRNAYVFLDYFSGNESGTFGAVKSATYTTRTSYWMVGATLDWTKEFGDHRINILGGWNEEVDRRNGWDDVALLSFFGKAYYSYKDKYLAEVGIRRDGSSLFGDGHKWGNFPSVAVGWNVNREPWMQNARFIDNFKIRASYGMLGNNNVALYRYQTIIDNSGNEIVNGNPDLTWEKVKILDAGIDLSLFGQKLEVTFDWFRKVTDDMIVNVPSTPSSGLLAAPMNVGKAEVKGYEIGVGFNHSFTKDIDFSINLGYSYNKSKWLEITNDELINGNTIYRKGHAIKEYYGYQADHLLTQDDLDFRVPIIGGYDGATTAQLPGDIRYVDTNGDKVITTDDRVPLGDQDPHSVYYGNLSFRWKNLDFDMQVNGVGYVPIFYQGLISNPLDPEYGGTPQRWHLDHWKAENPDRNAKLPRVTTDPGNNALLSTFWKENGAFVRIKYMQLGYNFKALAKKIHAGNFRVYVNVQNPFTFTKVELIDPETKGTHTTYPMFKTYSVGLNVNF; translated from the coding sequence ATGGATGAACTTAGACCAGTAACGAACCGGTCGAAAGCCTTCGGCTCTCGGCTCGGACTGTTTTGTCTGGCCTGCCTGTCGGCCGGCCTGGCACTGATTTCCCCCCCCCTCGCCTTTGCGGCGCGGCCGGCTGACGAATTGTTGGATATCCGGGGCGTCGTCGTAGATACGAAAGACCCTCCCACGCCGCTGGTGGGCGTGACGGTGCTCGTGCAGGGAACGGTTCGCGGAACGACGACCGACGCCGAAGGATTCTTCTCGATCAAGGCCAAACACGGCGACGTGCTCACCTTTTCGTTTATCGGGTACACGGGCAAAGAGTATCGGGTGAACAAAAGCGTGGCCAACCTTTCGATCGCAATGGAGGAGGAACTGACCAGTATCGACCAGGTCGTGGTGACGGGTATGACTTCGCAGCAGCGCAAGCATATCGCCGCTTCGGTCGGCGCGGTGGCGCCCTCCAATTTCGAAAACAAGCCCATCACCCGTCTGTCGCAGGCCTTGCAGGGCGGAACGACGGGTATCCTGGTGACTCAGAGTTCGGGCCTTCCGGGTGGTGACGGCGCGACGATCAAGATCCGCGGCGTGGCGTCGCTTCTGGGTTCCGACCCGCTGGTGCTGGTCGACGGCTTCGAGTTCGACATGGACAAGCTCGATCCCTCGACCGTCGAGTCAGTGTCGATCCTCAAAGACGCCGCCGCTGCGTCGATCTACGGCGCCAAAGCCGGTAACGGCGTTATCCTCATCACGACCAAACGCGGTTCGGCCGGCAAGGTTTCGGTGTCGTACAACGGTTATTTCGGTATTCAGCAGCCGATCTACCTGCCCGACTTCGTCGACGGAGCCACCTACATGGAGTATATCAACGAGGCCAACCGCAATACCACGGGCGTGGACAAGTATACCCCCGAACAGATTCGGATCACGCGCGAGGGGAGCGACCCGATCCATTATCCCAGCACCGACTGGATGAAGGAGACGATGCGCGAGACGGCCCCGATCCACGAGCACAACTTCACCGTGTCGGGCGGTAACACCACCGCGCGCTTCGCCCTGTCGGCGCAGTATCTCAATCAGGACGGTATGTACAAGGTGATGGACAACGGATTCGAACGTCTGACGGTGCGTGCCAACACGACGGTGAACCTCAACAAGGACATCATGATGTTCGTCGACATGTTCGTCGGCCGCGATACGCAGCGTCAGCCCGAGACGATGAACAAGACCATTCTGGACTACATCTATCTCGCACCGCCGACGCTCGTCTCGAAATATCCCCGCAAGGAGGGACAGAAGCCCGGATACGACTACTACGGCGTCTATTTCGAGTGGATGAACCCGCTGGCCAACCTCGAACGCGGTACGCAGGTCGAAAGTGTGCGCGACTACGTGACGATCAACGCCCGCCCCACGTGGCATATCATTCCCGGCCTGACGCTCAAAGGACAGGTGGGCTACCGCATCGCATCGGGCATGGACAAGAAGGACCGCAACGCCTACGTCTTCCTCGATTACTTCTCCGGCAACGAGTCGGGAACGTTCGGCGCCGTGAAGTCGGCCACCTATACCACGCGCACGAGCTACTGGATGGTCGGCGCGACGCTCGACTGGACGAAGGAGTTCGGCGACCACCGCATCAACATTCTGGGCGGATGGAACGAAGAGGTCGACCGCCGCAACGGCTGGGACGACGTGGCGCTGCTCTCGTTCTTCGGAAAGGCCTATTACAGCTACAAGGACAAGTATCTGGCCGAGGTCGGCATTCGCCGCGACGGTTCGTCGCTCTTCGGCGACGGGCACAAGTGGGGCAACTTCCCTTCGGTGGCCGTGGGCTGGAACGTCAACCGCGAACCGTGGATGCAGAACGCCCGGTTCATCGACAACTTCAAGATCCGCGCCTCCTACGGTATGCTGGGCAACAACAACGTGGCGCTCTACCGCTATCAGACCATTATCGACAACTCGGGTAACGAAATCGTCAACGGCAACCCCGACCTGACGTGGGAGAAGGTGAAGATTCTCGACGCGGGCATCGACCTGAGCCTCTTCGGGCAGAAGCTCGAAGTGACCTTCGACTGGTTCCGCAAGGTGACCGACGACATGATCGTCAACGTGCCTTCGACGCCCAGCTCGGGGCTGCTGGCCGCCCCGATGAACGTCGGAAAGGCCGAGGTGAAGGGTTACGAGATCGGCGTGGGCTTCAACCACTCCTTTACGAAGGACATCGATTTCAGCATCAATCTGGGTTACTCCTACAACAAGTCGAAGTGGCTCGAAATCACCAACGACGAGCTTATCAACGGCAATACGATCTATCGCAAGGGACACGCCATCAAGGAGTACTACGGCTATCAGGCCGATCACCTGCTCACGCAGGACGATCTCGATTTCCGCGTGCCGATCATTGGCGGCTACGACGGCGCGACGACGGCGCAACTGCCCGGCGACATCCGCTACGTGGATACCAACGGCGACAAGGTGATTACGACCGACGACCGCGTGCCGCTGGGCGACCAGGATCCGCACAGCGTCTACTACGGCAACCTCTCGTTCCGCTGGAAGAACCTCGACTTCGACATGCAGGTCAACGGCGTGGGATACGTGCCGATCTTCTATCAGGGGTTGATCTCGAACCCGCTCGATCCGGAGTACGGCGGTACGCCCCAGCGCTGGCACCTCGACCACTGGAAGGCCGAAAATCCCGACCGCAACGCCAAACTGCCGCGCGTGACGACCGATCCGGGCAACAATGCGCTGCTGTCGACCTTCTGGAAGGAGAACGGCGCCTTCGTCCGTATCAAGTACATGCAGCTGGGCTACAACTTCAAGGCGCTGGCCAAGAAGATCCATGCCGGTAACTTCCGTGTTTACGTGAACGTGCAGAATCCCTTCACCTTCACCAAGGTCGAGCTGATCGACCCCGAGACGAAGGGCACGCACACCACCTACCCGATGTTCAAGACCTATTCCGTCGGTCTGAATGTGAATTTCTAA